In Dehalococcoidia bacterium, one genomic interval encodes:
- a CDS encoding FAD-binding oxidoreductase — protein sequence MRVAVVGAGIVGGAIAFYLARWGAEVTLIDSGEPGMGATSHSFAWINGFGKEPRGYGGLNRRSLDTWDRFARLLDADIGLRWGGQLTWTATDEDAESLKQNVARLQSWGYVARMIDEAEMMRLEPGLNPGPVKAAAISDNDGHVPGTLAAQTCARRVKEMGGRVVSNCQVTGLDMQAGRVASVLTSSESVECDAVVLAAGVGTTELAAMAGVHIPQDESPGVVVSTNPISPVLRNVAALYGPPVGNEGLEVHVRQGTNGVVLMGEGTQESLARDDSPEHAARILARASTYLPELKSATPVPVPVGYRPMPVDGLPVLGYTEAVANMYVALMHSGITLGPLVGELATMEILDGARVDILEPYRPERFGSGGSY from the coding sequence ATGCGTGTAGCGGTGGTTGGAGCCGGAATCGTGGGCGGGGCGATCGCCTTCTACCTCGCCCGATGGGGCGCGGAGGTGACGCTGATCGACTCTGGCGAACCGGGAATGGGGGCCACAAGTCACTCGTTCGCGTGGATCAATGGCTTCGGCAAGGAGCCGAGGGGCTACGGTGGCTTGAACCGGCGGTCGCTCGACACGTGGGACCGGTTTGCGCGTCTGCTCGACGCGGACATAGGGCTGCGCTGGGGTGGGCAGCTCACGTGGACGGCTACAGACGAGGATGCCGAATCCCTGAAGCAGAACGTAGCGAGGCTACAGTCGTGGGGCTACGTGGCAAGGATGATCGACGAGGCCGAGATGATGCGGCTGGAGCCGGGGCTCAATCCGGGTCCGGTGAAGGCTGCGGCGATCAGCGACAACGACGGACATGTGCCGGGCACGCTTGCCGCGCAGACCTGCGCTCGTCGGGTGAAGGAGATGGGCGGCAGGGTCGTCTCCAACTGCCAGGTGACCGGGTTGGACATGCAGGCCGGGCGCGTGGCATCGGTCCTGACTTCCAGCGAATCCGTGGAGTGCGACGCGGTCGTGCTGGCAGCGGGTGTTGGGACGACGGAGCTGGCGGCGATGGCCGGGGTACACATCCCGCAGGATGAAAGCCCCGGTGTGGTTGTGAGCACCAACCCGATTTCGCCGGTGCTCAGGAACGTCGCCGCGCTGTATGGACCTCCTGTCGGCAACGAAGGCCTTGAGGTACACGTCCGGCAGGGGACCAACGGTGTCGTGCTGATGGGTGAGGGCACGCAGGAGAGTCTTGCGCGTGACGACTCGCCTGAGCACGCTGCCCGGATACTGGCGCGGGCGTCGACATATCTGCCTGAGTTGAAGTCGGCCACGCCGGTTCCGGTGCCTGTCGGGTACAGGCCGATGCCGGTGGACGGGCTGCCGGTGCTCGGGTATACGGAGGCCGTGGCCAACATGTACGTTGCACTGATGCACAGTGGGATTACGTTGGGTCCGCTGGTTGGCGAGCTGGCGACGATGGAGATACTGGATGGGGCGAGGGTGGATATTTTGGAGCCTTATCGGCCGGAGAGGTTTGGGAGTGGGGGTTCTTACTGA
- a CDS encoding glycoside hydrolase family 88 protein yields the protein MTSSFAEQVDVVVAESGVPWTRDGCGVTRRDTQIVSLVQRDAYLDDSDRHRVLLVGTLSGTSEDADAAVSALRAYASSRVLRNRVALSAIPCANPDGLELGVGPGNGSGGDPSNGYPPEGGYFNHETDPEARYLWRYIGFMAPDYVVEVRAGDSVAWECAGVSSAVADALGAQRMPEDASLLSALSRGTPNDLGQVPGIRLTAPVDDVSAELQKLRGALDGVGGPTVSQARSELANRRGRSPLDVAASLVERYGDTFDPVIYTKGVSISGRLRYGELTGEAEEYAQGVASLVEPYTSGSKPWFGESDGGANHAGLVWCDEMFAITGDERHRDLLLEIADLYRGNDPGVPPPPCDPDYRTEDFFFSGALMGRAFGLTGDASYMDIQAEFLLNAEIQQDDGLFMHCRSVPYYWGRGNGFAALGYAETLTRLPESHPGRGRLIDMHTRHLDALRGLQRPSGMFSQLLDFAGTYQELTAVCMTGYAVARGLRIGWLDDSYRGFVDSLWRAASERIGIDGSVVDGCTGTGAVDDRRFYIDRAAEYDQDDRTGNLALWFAVEMERLRRAGS from the coding sequence TTGACATCGTCATTTGCTGAACAGGTCGACGTGGTGGTTGCTGAGTCTGGGGTGCCGTGGACGAGGGATGGGTGCGGGGTCACCCGGCGTGACACGCAGATCGTCTCGCTTGTGCAGAGGGATGCCTACCTGGATGACTCGGACCGTCACCGTGTTCTTCTCGTTGGGACGCTGTCGGGGACGTCAGAGGACGCGGACGCCGCTGTATCGGCGCTGCGCGCGTATGCGTCGAGCCGGGTACTCAGGAACCGGGTGGCGCTTAGCGCGATTCCGTGTGCGAATCCCGATGGTCTGGAACTCGGAGTGGGTCCAGGCAACGGATCGGGCGGTGATCCCTCTAACGGCTATCCGCCTGAGGGCGGCTACTTCAACCACGAGACTGACCCTGAGGCGCGGTACCTGTGGAGGTACATCGGCTTCATGGCGCCGGACTACGTCGTCGAGGTACGCGCCGGAGACAGCGTTGCGTGGGAGTGCGCGGGAGTGTCGTCTGCAGTGGCGGATGCGCTTGGCGCTCAACGCATGCCTGAAGACGCCAGCCTGCTGTCGGCGTTGTCTCGCGGTACGCCAAACGATCTTGGACAGGTGCCGGGTATCAGGCTCACCGCGCCGGTGGATGACGTCTCGGCTGAGTTGCAGAAGCTGCGGGGCGCATTGGACGGCGTGGGAGGTCCAACGGTGTCGCAGGCGCGATCGGAGCTTGCCAACCGCAGGGGCCGGTCGCCTCTGGACGTGGCTGCCTCCCTGGTAGAGCGCTATGGGGACACTTTCGATCCGGTGATCTACACGAAGGGGGTCTCTATCAGCGGACGTCTCAGGTACGGTGAGCTGACGGGGGAAGCCGAAGAATACGCACAGGGCGTCGCCTCGCTGGTTGAGCCTTACACGTCCGGGTCGAAGCCCTGGTTCGGCGAATCGGACGGCGGCGCGAACCATGCGGGACTGGTGTGGTGTGATGAGATGTTCGCGATAACGGGTGACGAGCGACACCGGGACCTGCTGCTCGAGATAGCGGACCTGTATCGTGGGAACGATCCCGGCGTACCTCCTCCGCCATGTGATCCTGACTATCGCACGGAGGACTTCTTCTTCTCCGGCGCGCTGATGGGCAGGGCGTTCGGACTCACCGGCGACGCCAGCTACATGGACATACAGGCTGAGTTCCTGCTGAATGCGGAAATCCAGCAGGACGACGGGCTGTTCATGCACTGCCGGTCGGTGCCGTACTATTGGGGTCGTGGGAACGGATTCGCTGCGCTTGGGTACGCCGAGACGCTGACGCGGCTGCCGGAGTCGCATCCGGGGCGAGGCAGGCTGATCGACATGCACACGCGCCATCTTGACGCGCTGCGCGGTCTTCAGCGGCCTTCAGGTATGTTTTCTCAGCTGCTGGACTTTGCGGGCACGTACCAGGAGTTGACCGCGGTGTGCATGACCGGCTACGCGGTAGCCAGGGGCCTCAGGATCGGATGGCTGGACGACTCATATCGCGGCTTCGTCGACAGCCTGTGGAGAGCGGCGTCAGAGCGGATAGGGATCGACGGGTCTGTGGTGGACGGGTGCACGGGGACGGGTGCGGTGGACGACCGGCGGTTCTACATAGATCG